From the Rickettsiales bacterium genome, one window contains:
- the mdh gene encoding malate dehydrogenase, with protein sequence MAKRTKFALIGSGMIGGTLAHLIGLKELGDVVLFDITEGMPQGKALDIAESAPVSGFDADMMGTNSYKDIEGSDVVIVTAGVPRKPGMSRDDLIDINTSIIKTVAENVAKYAPDAFVIVITNPLDAMVWVFKEVSQMPANKIVGMAGVLDGARFRTFLAEEFNVSVEDVSAFVLGGHGDTMVPLTRYSTVAGIPLFDLVKMGWTTNERIEAIVQRTRDGGAEIVGLLKNGSAYHAPAASAIAMAESYIKDKRRIFPCAAYLSGEYGVQDMYIGVPTVIGKNGVEKIVEVSLNTQEKEMFDHSVEAVQQLLEKVHLR encoded by the coding sequence ATGGCTAAACGTACAAAATTCGCACTTATCGGCTCCGGTATGATCGGCGGAACACTCGCACATCTTATCGGTTTAAAAGAACTCGGTGATGTGGTGTTATTCGATATTACCGAAGGCATGCCGCAAGGCAAAGCACTCGATATTGCGGAATCAGCTCCCGTCAGTGGATTTGATGCGGATATGATGGGTACCAATAGTTATAAAGATATTGAAGGCTCAGATGTGGTGATCGTCACCGCTGGCGTACCCCGCAAACCTGGCATGAGCCGCGATGACTTGATCGATATCAATACTTCTATCATCAAAACCGTGGCAGAGAATGTCGCGAAATATGCACCAGACGCTTTCGTGATCGTTATCACGAACCCACTGGATGCAATGGTTTGGGTGTTTAAAGAAGTCAGCCAAATGCCAGCCAACAAAATTGTCGGCATGGCTGGTGTACTTGATGGCGCGCGTTTCCGTACTTTCTTGGCAGAAGAATTCAATGTGTCGGTTGAAGATGTCTCAGCCTTCGTTTTAGGCGGCCATGGCGACACAATGGTTCCACTCACACGTTACTCTACTGTTGCCGGTATCCCGTTATTTGATCTTGTGAAAATGGGTTGGACAACCAATGAGCGTATTGAAGCGATTGTTCAGCGTACCCGCGATGGCGGTGCAGAGATTGTTGGCTTATTGAAAAATGGCTCAGCTTACCACGCACCCGCCGCTTCCGCGATTGCGATGGCTGAATCTTACATTAAAGATAAACGCCGCATCTTCCCATGCGCCGCTTACCTAAGCGGTGAATATGGCGTGCAAGATATGTATATTGGCGTGCCTACTGTTATTGGTAAAAACGGCGTTGAGAAAATCGTTGAAGTTAGCTTGAACACTCAAGAGAAAGAGATGTTCGATCACTCGGTTGAAGCCGTACAGCAGCTACTTGAGAAAGTGCATCTTAGATAG
- the sucC gene encoding ADP-forming succinate--CoA ligase subunit beta: protein MNIHEYQAKAVLKKYGVRVGRGLPALNTDEAVAAAKELGGNLWVVKAQIHAGGRGKAGGVKLAKSIDEVKALADEIMGMTLVTHQTGPAGQKVQRLYIEEGCDIDKELYFSVVIDRDTSFVTFMASTEGGMDIEAVAEETPEKIVTTKVDPASGFQPFHARQLAFALKIPKELMGDFYKFSQGIYDAFMGTDASQIEINPLVITKGNELIALDAKMNFDPNALYRQPEVFALRDEAEEDPLELEASKYDLAYIKMDGKIGCMVNGAGLAMATMDIINLYGSEPANFLDVGGGATKEKVKEAFKIIMGDPNVEGILVNIFGGIMRCDIIAEGVVAASRDLNLTVPLVVRLEGTNVAEGKKIMAESGLPIQSGDDLADAARKIVTAVEGRVAA from the coding sequence ATGAATATCCATGAATATCAAGCGAAAGCCGTTCTCAAAAAATACGGTGTACGCGTTGGCCGCGGCCTTCCTGCCTTAAATACCGATGAAGCTGTTGCTGCTGCTAAAGAGCTAGGTGGCAATCTTTGGGTGGTTAAAGCACAAATCCACGCGGGTGGCCGTGGTAAAGCGGGTGGCGTAAAACTCGCAAAATCAATTGATGAAGTGAAAGCACTTGCTGACGAAATTATGGGTATGACCTTGGTCACGCACCAAACGGGCCCTGCAGGTCAGAAGGTTCAACGCCTTTATATCGAAGAAGGCTGCGACATTGATAAGGAACTTTACTTCTCCGTCGTGATCGACCGCGATACGAGCTTCGTAACTTTCATGGCCTCCACTGAAGGCGGCATGGATATTGAAGCGGTGGCGGAAGAAACTCCGGAGAAAATCGTAACGACTAAGGTTGATCCTGCGAGCGGCTTCCAACCGTTCCACGCACGTCAGCTTGCATTTGCGCTCAAAATTCCCAAGGAACTAATGGGTGACTTCTACAAATTCTCACAAGGCATTTACGATGCATTCATGGGTACTGATGCTTCACAAATTGAGATCAACCCGCTTGTCATTACAAAGGGCAATGAGCTCATTGCTTTGGATGCGAAAATGAATTTCGATCCAAACGCGCTTTACCGTCAGCCAGAGGTTTTTGCACTGCGCGACGAAGCCGAGGAAGATCCACTCGAGCTAGAAGCGTCTAAATACGACCTCGCTTACATTAAGATGGATGGTAAAATTGGCTGTATGGTTAATGGTGCCGGCCTTGCGATGGCGACGATGGATATCATCAACCTCTATGGTTCTGAGCCGGCTAACTTCCTCGATGTAGGCGGCGGGGCGACCAAAGAGAAAGTGAAAGAAGCGTTCAAAATCATCATGGGCGATCCGAATGTTGAAGGAATTCTCGTAAATATCTTCGGTGGTATTATGCGCTGCGATATTATTGCAGAGGGCGTTGTTGCCGCCTCTCGTGATTTGAACCTTACGGTTCCACTCGTAGTTCGCCTTGAAGGTACCAATGTCGCAGAAGGCAAGAAGATCATGGCGGAGAGTGGACTTCCAATCCAATCCGGCGATGACCTAGCCGATGCTGCTCGCAAAATTGTGACAGCGGTTGAAGGTAGGGTGGCTGCGTAA
- the rplI gene encoding 50S ribosomal protein L9: MEVILLERVARLGGMGDVANVKNGFARNYLIPQGKAMRATAANKAEFEVRKSEISKQNDARKVEADKFAKKIEGTIVELVRQASDDGRLYGSVTVRDIGAALTEKGFEIPRQNLLLERSIKEIGSYEVKVMPHPEIEVVLPVRIARNESEFLTWDDAPEEEEVVEAPADETTSEEDAA, encoded by the coding sequence ATGGAAGTTATTTTATTAGAACGCGTTGCTCGCTTGGGTGGTATGGGTGATGTTGCAAATGTGAAAAATGGTTTTGCTCGCAACTACCTTATTCCACAAGGTAAAGCGATGCGCGCAACAGCCGCTAACAAAGCTGAGTTTGAAGTACGTAAATCTGAAATCTCGAAGCAAAATGATGCTCGTAAGGTTGAAGCAGATAAGTTTGCGAAGAAAATTGAGGGCACCATCGTTGAGTTGGTTCGCCAAGCATCAGATGATGGCCGTCTCTATGGTTCAGTGACTGTACGTGATATTGGTGCAGCGCTAACTGAAAAAGGTTTTGAGATTCCACGTCAGAACTTGCTTCTTGAGCGTTCGATCAAAGAAATTGGTTCTTACGAAGTAAAAGTTATGCCTCATCCAGAAATCGAAGTGGTTCTGCCGGTACGTATCGCACGTAACGAGTCTGAGTTCCTAACGTGGGATGATGCACCAGAGGAAGAAGAAGTAGTAGAAGCGCCAGCAGATGAAACGACTTCTGAAGAAGACGCCGCTTAA
- the rpsR gene encoding 30S ribosomal protein S18, with protein sequence MSFGQKTFFKRRKTCPLSHSKAPAIDYKDVKTLTRYVSERGKIMPSRITSVSGKKQRLLKQAIKRSRILALMPFVSQ encoded by the coding sequence ATGTCATTTGGACAAAAAACTTTCTTTAAACGTCGCAAAACTTGCCCGTTGAGCCATTCAAAAGCTCCGGCGATTGATTATAAAGATGTCAAAACTTTGACACGTTATGTCTCTGAGCGCGGAAAAATCATGCCAAGCCGTATCACTTCGGTTTCTGGTAAGAAACAACGCCTTCTGAAGCAGGCGATCAAACGCTCTCGCATTCTTGCTTTAATGCCGTTTGTGAGTCAATAA
- the rpsF gene encoding 30S ribosomal protein S6 yields the protein MAFYECTFIARQDLAPNDVEKLTDNMIAVLEKHDAKIIRREGWGMRPLAYEINKNRKGHYVMLSIEASEAALDAYRTEQRLSEETLRSLEIKVDEMDSSKPSIMMRDEAA from the coding sequence ATGGCATTTTACGAATGCACATTTATTGCTCGCCAAGATTTGGCGCCAAATGATGTCGAAAAACTGACGGATAACATGATTGCCGTGCTGGAAAAGCATGATGCAAAAATCATCAGACGTGAGGGTTGGGGCATGCGCCCGCTCGCTTACGAAATTAATAAAAATCGCAAAGGTCACTATGTGATGCTCTCAATTGAAGCATCTGAAGCGGCTCTTGATGCGTACCGTACTGAGCAACGTTTGTCTGAAGAGACGCTACGTAGCCTCGAAATTAAAGTAGACGAAATGGATAGCAGCAAGCCATCAATCATGATGCGCGACGAAGCTGCTTAA
- the fabD gene encoding ACP S-malonyltransferase: MTKAFLFPGQGSQAVSMGKTLCEAFAEAKDVFAEVDDTLGQNLSTLMFEGPVEELTLTTNAQPAIMASSIAVWRVLEKQCGAKITDAAYVAGHSLGEYSALCAAGTFSLADTARLLRIRGDAMQQAVPAGKGGMAAIIGLATEAVEDVARSASNVEEICVLANYNAPGQVVISGNAGAIERACELAKEAGAKRALLLNVSAPFHSPLMQPAAERMREALAEVEMKDAAVPVIANVTADAVKEAGMIRSLLVDQVTGSVKWSDSVLALHDSGVTHTVELGTGKVLSGLVRRIAKDIETSNIEGPADIEGFAAAAA; the protein is encoded by the coding sequence ATGACAAAAGCATTTCTCTTTCCTGGACAGGGATCACAAGCGGTTAGCATGGGCAAAACCTTATGCGAAGCCTTCGCCGAAGCCAAAGATGTATTCGCCGAAGTGGACGATACTTTAGGCCAGAATCTCTCCACGTTAATGTTTGAGGGGCCGGTTGAAGAACTCACCCTCACGACCAATGCGCAGCCTGCGATTATGGCAAGCTCGATTGCCGTATGGCGTGTACTAGAAAAACAGTGTGGCGCCAAAATTACCGATGCGGCTTATGTTGCCGGTCATTCTTTAGGCGAATATTCCGCACTTTGCGCTGCGGGCACTTTCTCGCTCGCCGATACAGCAAGGCTCCTACGCATTCGTGGCGATGCAATGCAGCAAGCCGTTCCAGCCGGAAAAGGTGGCATGGCAGCCATTATCGGACTTGCGACCGAAGCCGTAGAAGATGTGGCACGCAGCGCCTCTAATGTTGAAGAAATTTGTGTACTCGCCAACTATAATGCACCGGGTCAGGTCGTAATCTCTGGTAATGCAGGCGCAATTGAACGTGCCTGCGAGCTTGCCAAAGAAGCCGGAGCCAAACGCGCCCTACTCCTTAATGTAAGTGCACCATTCCATTCTCCGCTGATGCAACCCGCCGCCGAACGTATGCGTGAAGCCTTGGCCGAAGTCGAAATGAAAGATGCCGCCGTACCGGTGATCGCCAATGTAACAGCGGATGCGGTCAAAGAAGCAGGTATGATCCGCAGCTTGCTGGTAGATCAAGTCACCGGCAGCGTTAAATGGAGCGATTCCGTGCTCGCCTTACATGATAGCGGCGTCACCCACACCGTTGAACTTGGCACAGGCAAAGTCCTGTCCGGCCTAGTACGCCGCATCGCCAAAGACATCGAAACCAGCAATATTGAAGGCCCAGCAGATATTGAAGGCTTCGCAGCAGCGGCGGCTTAA
- a CDS encoding flagellar basal body P-ring protein FlgI, translated as MKNLLILLSIFVLWADIASAQNTRIKDIVAFEGIRENMLVGYGLVVGLNGTGDKLQNNAFTEQSLIAFLERQGVNTRGQNLKTKNVAAVTVTAKLPPFARAGAKIDVSLSAMGDAKSLQGGVLLATPLYGADGQVYTVAQGGVTINGFSATGASGTSITKGVPTNAIISGGGVVEREVGFALNTLDSVKLALRNPDLSTAHNISRAINSRLGPEASVVTDPGTVQVSVPPEYKNAVAYLLADIEQLKVATDQVAKVVIDEATGTIVMGENVRIDTVAIAQGNLVVRIEETPQVSQPNPFAPFGATTEIVPRSEVAVDEESDAKLAVLNSGASLKQLVGGLNALGVGPRDMIAILQNIKAAGALQAEIETR; from the coding sequence ATGAAAAACTTATTGATATTACTTTCTATTTTTGTGCTCTGGGCAGATATTGCCTCGGCGCAGAATACTCGTATTAAAGATATCGTCGCGTTTGAAGGTATTCGTGAGAATATGCTTGTGGGTTATGGCCTCGTCGTTGGCTTGAATGGAACCGGCGATAAGCTGCAAAATAACGCCTTTACTGAACAAAGCCTTATCGCATTTTTGGAACGCCAAGGCGTCAATACGCGTGGGCAGAACCTCAAAACCAAGAATGTAGCGGCGGTGACGGTGACGGCCAAACTCCCGCCTTTCGCACGTGCTGGGGCAAAAATTGATGTTTCCTTAAGCGCCATGGGCGATGCAAAAAGCCTGCAAGGCGGGGTTTTACTGGCGACGCCCCTTTACGGTGCAGATGGCCAAGTTTACACAGTCGCTCAGGGCGGCGTAACGATTAACGGCTTCTCGGCAACAGGCGCATCTGGCACGAGTATTACAAAAGGCGTCCCGACCAACGCGATTATCTCCGGCGGCGGTGTGGTCGAGCGCGAAGTAGGTTTCGCCCTAAATACCCTCGATTCCGTCAAACTCGCGCTGCGTAATCCTGATCTAAGCACGGCCCATAATATCTCACGGGCGATCAACTCTCGCTTAGGCCCTGAAGCTTCGGTCGTGACGGATCCGGGTACCGTGCAGGTCAGTGTTCCACCAGAGTATAAAAATGCCGTAGCCTATTTGCTGGCCGATATTGAACAGTTGAAAGTGGCGACGGATCAGGTTGCTAAAGTCGTGATTGATGAAGCGACCGGCACGATCGTGATGGGCGAAAATGTCCGCATTGATACGGTCGCCATCGCACAGGGTAATCTTGTTGTGCGGATTGAAGAGACGCCGCAAGTCTCGCAACCTAATCCGTTTGCACCGTTTGGTGCCACCACCGAAATCGTACCGCGCTCCGAAGTTGCGGTGGATGAAGAAAGTGATGCTAAGCTCGCCGTTCTCAATAGTGGCGCGTCGCTCAAACAACTCGTCGGCGGGTTAAATGCGCTGGGTGTAGGCCCCCGCGACATGATTGCCATCTTACAAAATATTAAAGCTGCCGGTGCATTACAGGCAGAAATCGAGACACGATAA
- a CDS encoding rod-binding protein codes for MIVNVDRAKALADQTRMKLDQARKSGGKTGGNEAIEKAAQEFEAVFLAQMMEHMFAEVDFDPSNEGPGEDIYKSMMIDEYGKLMSRSGGIGVADHVKREMLRVQEGGAAVELAATPKEDPAAALAAAKTPEEVQ; via the coding sequence ATGATCGTAAATGTAGACCGCGCCAAGGCATTAGCCGACCAAACGCGAATGAAGCTAGACCAAGCCCGCAAAAGCGGGGGTAAAACCGGTGGCAATGAGGCGATTGAAAAAGCGGCTCAAGAATTTGAAGCCGTGTTCCTCGCACAAATGATGGAGCATATGTTTGCCGAAGTCGATTTCGATCCAAGCAATGAAGGCCCAGGTGAAGATATTTATAAATCCATGATGATTGATGAATATGGCAAGCTGATGTCCCGCTCTGGCGGTATCGGTGTGGCCGATCATGTGAAGCGCGAAATGCTACGCGTGCAAGAAGGGGGCGCAGCAGTAGAACTCGCCGCCACCCCGAAAGAAGACCCTGCAGCCGCACTTGCCGCAGCGAAAACCCCTGAGGAGGTACAATAA
- the flgK gene encoding flagellar hook-associated protein FlgK produces MSLSLALNTALTGLKVNQRTMALISNNIANANTEGYSRQIVNLESVTYDGRGAGVRIEDVTRTVDQYLQVSIYNQTSQLGQSDTITDYYDQVQILLGDPSLGNSIDNHIETFFNDIQLMAETPERSSTRAAVIQSATTAAREIAILAQGLEELRFQVDSELNNSITILNQRLEELFFTNEAIAEAKAFGSPTATLLDQRDLLIEEIAEYIDIRVNEKENGGVDLYAGNGLNLIDFGYSRIEYREIGSIDTLIEEGNINPLILQGLDENNQPLGMPINLASGGTSRQIEARFSEGKLAGLLNVRDELLPNILDQIDQLAAQLRDNFNAIHNQGSGYPPASELVGTAAYDVAERSFWEGSVTIAALNEDGTPAASAFNDEVSGFRPLTLQFSELFDGQAAGEVDVQTIINEINHHYGVPQNRLQVGNINNIELALISDTVPGTTPIIEFDFDIENISGENADFWVDSIQVLDDTAADITSTTNTIPTISLNPANTFITNAASNVVTVTTSVNHTLVNGDMVRLGDPGVPIDGIPAAEFDGYFVVSNVTGNTFEITVVTPAGIGASTNVAAQTYSPPYDTIAGGQQQRLQQNGTISADLSGNPASAFYDINVDMVTRDESGNLSTTTVTYRILNPQTDTENDRVPARAVTAGTGVFTFPSTLQPLLRASLVDENGVELSNSSGDYGEQNGFLKIESARDGLTLAIDDTSSRHLGLPSDTPARVGDGRGFSHHFGLNNFFNNNTLTQTGDTVKNSALNLAVDSRFNENSGLISTGDLQLSNQPSSPSLAPIYTVERYSGDHSIIQRLAKLGIDTHDFTGAGGLPNTSLTFDAYAGEMLGHIAANSISAARNANNDETLLSGYEERADAVSGVNLDEELANTIIYQNAYAASARVISITDELFDTLLQAF; encoded by the coding sequence ATGAGTCTATCACTCGCATTAAATACGGCACTTACGGGGCTCAAAGTCAATCAACGCACGATGGCTTTGATCTCTAACAATATTGCCAATGCCAATACCGAAGGGTACTCGCGCCAGATTGTGAATCTGGAGTCGGTCACTTATGATGGTAGGGGCGCGGGTGTGCGTATCGAAGATGTGACGCGTACCGTCGATCAATATTTGCAGGTTTCGATCTATAATCAAACCAGTCAGCTAGGCCAAAGCGACACCATCACCGACTATTATGATCAAGTTCAAATTCTGTTGGGTGACCCCTCTTTGGGTAATAGTATCGATAACCATATCGAGACTTTCTTTAACGACATTCAACTCATGGCGGAAACGCCGGAGCGTAGTTCCACCCGTGCAGCCGTGATTCAATCTGCCACCACCGCAGCACGTGAAATTGCAATCCTCGCACAGGGGCTAGAGGAACTGCGTTTTCAGGTCGATAGCGAGTTAAACAATTCAATCACTATCTTAAACCAACGCCTAGAAGAGCTCTTCTTTACGAATGAGGCGATTGCTGAAGCCAAGGCATTTGGTTCGCCTACCGCGACACTGCTTGATCAACGCGACTTACTCATCGAAGAAATCGCCGAATACATTGATATTCGTGTGAATGAAAAAGAAAATGGGGGCGTCGACCTCTATGCAGGTAACGGCCTTAACTTGATCGATTTTGGTTATAGCCGTATTGAATATCGCGAGATTGGTTCGATTGATACGCTGATTGAAGAGGGCAATATTAACCCGCTCATATTGCAAGGTTTAGATGAAAATAACCAACCGCTCGGCATGCCCATTAATCTTGCAAGTGGCGGCACAAGCAGACAAATTGAGGCCCGATTCAGCGAAGGAAAACTTGCAGGGCTGTTAAATGTACGTGATGAATTACTCCCAAATATTCTAGATCAAATCGATCAATTAGCCGCGCAACTTCGTGATAATTTCAATGCTATTCACAATCAAGGTTCGGGCTATCCACCGGCAAGTGAACTCGTCGGTACCGCCGCTTACGATGTCGCCGAACGTAGCTTCTGGGAAGGCTCTGTAACCATTGCCGCTTTGAATGAAGATGGCACACCCGCCGCCAGCGCCTTTAACGATGAGGTATCAGGCTTCCGTCCCCTAACGCTACAATTTAGCGAATTATTTGATGGGCAGGCAGCGGGCGAAGTGGATGTGCAAACCATCATTAACGAGATCAATCACCATTATGGTGTGCCGCAAAACCGCCTACAGGTTGGCAATATCAATAATATTGAACTTGCACTGATTAGCGATACCGTGCCGGGTACCACGCCGATTATCGAATTTGATTTCGATATTGAAAATATCTCTGGTGAGAATGCCGATTTCTGGGTGGATTCTATTCAAGTGCTCGATGACACTGCCGCCGATATTACTTCAACCACCAACACCATTCCAACCATTAGCCTAAACCCTGCGAACACATTCATCACCAATGCGGCAAGCAACGTAGTAACCGTCACGACCAGTGTAAATCACACGCTCGTCAATGGCGATATGGTGCGATTGGGGGACCCTGGCGTCCCGATTGATGGTATTCCTGCTGCTGAATTTGATGGCTATTTCGTCGTCAGCAATGTGACCGGCAACACCTTTGAAATTACAGTGGTGACCCCTGCGGGTATCGGCGCCTCGACCAACGTCGCCGCACAGACATACAGCCCACCCTACGATACGATTGCAGGCGGACAGCAACAACGTTTACAGCAAAATGGAACGATCAGCGCTGATTTGAGCGGCAACCCGGCCTCAGCCTTCTACGATATAAATGTCGATATGGTCACACGCGATGAAAGCGGGAACTTAAGCACCACGACCGTGACGTACCGTATCCTCAACCCACAAACGGATACAGAAAATGATCGCGTTCCTGCGCGTGCGGTGACCGCTGGTACTGGGGTTTTCACCTTCCCAAGCACTTTGCAGCCGCTCTTGCGTGCGTCTCTTGTCGATGAAAATGGCGTTGAACTCTCTAATTCAAGTGGCGATTATGGCGAACAAAACGGTTTCCTAAAAATTGAATCCGCTCGTGACGGCCTTACATTAGCCATTGACGATACGAGCAGCCGCCACCTTGGTTTACCTAGCGATACCCCCGCTCGCGTCGGCGATGGTCGTGGCTTCTCGCACCATTTTGGCCTCAATAACTTTTTCAATAACAACACACTAACCCAAACCGGCGATACGGTGAAAAACTCAGCCCTTAACCTGGCAGTTGATTCTCGCTTCAATGAAAATTCAGGCCTCATCTCAACCGGTGATCTGCAGCTCTCCAATCAACCATCCAGCCCGTCGCTTGCCCCAATTTATACGGTCGAACGCTATTCTGGTGACCATAGCATCATCCAGCGATTGGCAAAATTGGGTATTGATACGCATGATTTTACCGGAGCAGGTGGATTACCCAATACCTCTCTCACTTTTGACGCTTATGCAGGAGAAATGCTCGGCCATATCGCCGCAAATTCTATCTCTGCTGCACGAAATGCCAATAACGATGAAACGTTATTGAGTGGTTACGAAGAACGAGCCGACGCCGTGAGCGGTGTGAACCTCGATGAAGAGCTCGCCAATACGATCATTTACCAAAATGCTTATGCCGCCTCTGCACGGGTTATTTCGATCACCGATGAACTATTTGATACCTTGTTACAGGCATTCTAA
- the fliW gene encoding flagellar assembly protein FliW → MLHTVTQQPNNADSEVVNAALKQTESSTATIETRFGEIEVSTENPIVFPQGLLGIAGNFEYALTDFPSEKLAQFKLLQSLNDPTVSFITLPVALDNALIDRADIEKAAQDVGVEELDNLTILLIVSVHRSPHDVKVSANTRAPLFVYVPTRTAVQYVFQNSKYKVQEILNFDDE, encoded by the coding sequence ATGTTACATACCGTGACCCAACAACCAAATAATGCAGATTCAGAGGTAGTTAACGCTGCTTTAAAACAAACCGAATCTAGCACCGCTACGATCGAAACTCGCTTTGGCGAAATTGAAGTATCAACCGAAAATCCAATCGTTTTCCCGCAAGGGTTGCTCGGCATTGCCGGAAACTTTGAATATGCTTTAACGGACTTTCCAAGTGAAAAACTCGCACAGTTCAAGCTACTTCAATCCCTGAATGATCCCACCGTTTCATTCATTACACTACCTGTCGCACTCGATAATGCACTGATTGATCGTGCAGATATCGAAAAAGCAGCACAAGATGTTGGCGTAGAAGAACTGGATAACTTAACCATTTTACTGATCGTTTCAGTGCATCGCTCACCGCATGATGTGAAAGTTTCTGCCAACACACGCGCGCCTCTATTTGTTTACGTCCCGACCCGTACTGCGGTTCAATATGTATTCCAAAACAGCAAATATAAAGTTCAAGAAATTCTGAACTTTGATGATGAGTAA
- the fliB gene encoding flagellin lysine-N-methylase, with protein sequence MMLQSTWLEGFECLGDKCEDTCCKGWGMQVDKATIARYEAEAPELMEFVTSGEVEHIMKRDAETDHCVKFDNGWCGIHAAKGTEFLGDACHFFPRVTRQLGETVVQTATISCPEVARRALLAPTDTKWVKPETDRTPLSLANYLPDGLENDKALEIHEAFLQAAIADGTPAGEVIAQFHAVAQSMQMIDIATWPMAVGFYLKSADSRLGTPEAKTEDPFHLYHSLAGLVGAARKSNRPRLEAVLGTMHKALDIQIDAATSTIAFGINSMSNLQTMREGWKFVDDQWQPYFKRWVRAQLGMALFPFSGFGETLTDRITIIGVRLATLRLALQCHLFVHQTLSEEEAITITQSLARFLDHLADPALTMQIYTETGWTKTTRLQGLFL encoded by the coding sequence ATGATGCTACAATCCACTTGGTTAGAAGGCTTCGAATGCCTCGGTGATAAATGCGAAGACACCTGCTGCAAAGGCTGGGGTATGCAAGTGGATAAAGCCACTATCGCGCGTTACGAGGCTGAGGCACCCGAGCTCATGGAGTTCGTCACCTCTGGCGAAGTCGAACATATTATGAAGCGCGATGCTGAAACCGATCATTGCGTGAAATTTGATAACGGCTGGTGTGGAATTCATGCTGCCAAAGGCACTGAATTCTTAGGCGATGCCTGCCACTTCTTTCCGCGTGTTACCCGTCAATTAGGCGAAACTGTTGTACAAACCGCGACGATCTCTTGCCCTGAAGTCGCACGCCGCGCGCTTCTGGCACCCACCGATACAAAGTGGGTAAAACCCGAAACGGACCGCACGCCCTTAAGTCTGGCCAATTATTTACCAGACGGGCTAGAAAATGATAAAGCTCTTGAGATTCACGAAGCTTTTCTACAAGCTGCTATCGCAGATGGCACGCCTGCTGGAGAGGTTATTGCACAGTTTCACGCCGTGGCTCAGTCAATGCAAATGATTGATATCGCAACCTGGCCAATGGCAGTAGGTTTCTACCTTAAAAGCGCCGATAGCCGTTTGGGCACGCCCGAAGCAAAAACAGAGGACCCGTTCCACCTTTACCATTCACTCGCTGGCTTAGTCGGTGCTGCTCGTAAATCAAACCGTCCACGCTTAGAGGCAGTGTTAGGTACGATGCACAAGGCGCTCGATATCCAAATCGATGCAGCAACCAGCACCATTGCCTTTGGTATCAATAGCATGAGCAACCTACAAACCATGCGTGAAGGCTGGAAATTTGTGGATGACCAATGGCAGCCTTATTTCAAACGCTGGGTTCGCGCTCAACTCGGCATGGCTCTCTTTCCTTTTTCTGGATTCGGCGAAACATTGACAGATCGCATCACCATTATCGGCGTACGCCTCGCGACCCTTCGTCTGGCACTACAATGTCACCTATTCGTACATCAAACATTGAGCGAAGAAGAAGCGATCACCATCACTCAAAGCCTCGCACGCTTCCTCGACCATTTGGCCGACCCAGCACTCACCATGCAAATTTATACCGAAACCGGTTGGACGAAAACAACCCGCCTACAGGGGTTATTTCTTTAG